One Echeneis naucrates chromosome 16, fEcheNa1.1, whole genome shotgun sequence DNA window includes the following coding sequences:
- the rlig1 gene encoding RNA ligase 1 isoform X2 produces MRSLCSVQQKIPCVFLTEVKEEESRKRACQYQVVATEGLNPAALQADVDCALATEKLDGTCCYVTVYKGRPYLWARLDRKPNKQAEKRFKKYQHSHRSCEGFKWNADNDFKTVPETWIPAHRVRHHNGHPLPDEHGHTPGWVPVEKDNKQYCWHSSVVDYEVGAALILRPSAEDEDVLEVAAVPLAELLEQTLELIGTNVNGNPYGLGSKKHPVHFLVSHGTIQIRNPPPVDFQQLRSWFQGSPEGRVEGIVWHCADGTLVKVHRHHLGLRWPDGDSCFSDRMAVVCVDSVTGEYADLQDLFSSFSALKGRCFSRLQDIRFDP; encoded by the exons TATCAGGTTGTCGCCACTGAGGGTCTGAACCCGGCGGCTCTGCAGGCCGACGTGGACTGTGCGCTCGCCACAGAGAAACTGGATGGTACCTGCTGCTACGTTACAGTCTATAAAG GGCGGCCTTACCTCTGGGCTCGACTCGACAGGAAGCCCAACAAACAAGCGGAGAAGAGGTTCAAAAAGTACCAGCACTCCCACCGGAGCTGTGAAG GTTTCAAGTGGAACGCAGACAACGACTTTAAGACGGTTCCGGAGACCTGGATTCCCGCTCACAGGGTCAGGCATCACAACGGCCACCCTCTGCCCGATGAGCACGGACACACCCCAG GCTGGGTTCCGGTGGAGAAGGACAACAAGCAGTACTGCTGGCACTCCTCTGTGGTGGACTACGAAGTCGGGGCGGCCCTCATTCTCAGGCCCAGCGCCGAGGATGAGGACGTGCTCGAGGTCGCAGCCGTTCCTCTGGCTGAGCTTCTGGAGCAAACGCTGGAGCTCATCGGGACCAACGTGAACGGGAACCCTTATG GACTGGGGAGTAAGAAGCATCCTGTGCATTTCCTGGTGTCACACGGGACCATTCAAATCAGGAACCCTCCACCGGTGGACTTCCAGCAGCTCCGGTCCTGGTTCCAGGGGAGTCCGGAGGGCCGGGTGGAGGGCATCGTCTGGCACTGCGCCGACGGCACGCTCGTTAAG GTTCATCGTCACCACCTGGGCCTTCGGTGGCCGGACGGGGACTCCTGCTTCAGCGACAGGATGGCGGTCGTCTGTGTGGACAGCGTGACGGGGGAGTACGCCGACCTCCAGGACTTGTTTTCGTCTTTCTCCGCACTGAAGGGACGCTGCTTCAGCCGACTCCAGGACATCCGGTTTGACCCCTGA
- the rlig1 gene encoding RNA ligase 1 isoform X1, with translation MRSLCSVQQKIPCVFLTEVKEEESRKRACQQYQVVATEGLNPAALQADVDCALATEKLDGTCCYVTVYKGRPYLWARLDRKPNKQAEKRFKKYQHSHRSCEGFKWNADNDFKTVPETWIPAHRVRHHNGHPLPDEHGHTPGWVPVEKDNKQYCWHSSVVDYEVGAALILRPSAEDEDVLEVAAVPLAELLEQTLELIGTNVNGNPYGLGSKKHPVHFLVSHGTIQIRNPPPVDFQQLRSWFQGSPEGRVEGIVWHCADGTLVKVHRHHLGLRWPDGDSCFSDRMAVVCVDSVTGEYADLQDLFSSFSALKGRCFSRLQDIRFDP, from the exons cagTATCAGGTTGTCGCCACTGAGGGTCTGAACCCGGCGGCTCTGCAGGCCGACGTGGACTGTGCGCTCGCCACAGAGAAACTGGATGGTACCTGCTGCTACGTTACAGTCTATAAAG GGCGGCCTTACCTCTGGGCTCGACTCGACAGGAAGCCCAACAAACAAGCGGAGAAGAGGTTCAAAAAGTACCAGCACTCCCACCGGAGCTGTGAAG GTTTCAAGTGGAACGCAGACAACGACTTTAAGACGGTTCCGGAGACCTGGATTCCCGCTCACAGGGTCAGGCATCACAACGGCCACCCTCTGCCCGATGAGCACGGACACACCCCAG GCTGGGTTCCGGTGGAGAAGGACAACAAGCAGTACTGCTGGCACTCCTCTGTGGTGGACTACGAAGTCGGGGCGGCCCTCATTCTCAGGCCCAGCGCCGAGGATGAGGACGTGCTCGAGGTCGCAGCCGTTCCTCTGGCTGAGCTTCTGGAGCAAACGCTGGAGCTCATCGGGACCAACGTGAACGGGAACCCTTATG GACTGGGGAGTAAGAAGCATCCTGTGCATTTCCTGGTGTCACACGGGACCATTCAAATCAGGAACCCTCCACCGGTGGACTTCCAGCAGCTCCGGTCCTGGTTCCAGGGGAGTCCGGAGGGCCGGGTGGAGGGCATCGTCTGGCACTGCGCCGACGGCACGCTCGTTAAG GTTCATCGTCACCACCTGGGCCTTCGGTGGCCGGACGGGGACTCCTGCTTCAGCGACAGGATGGCGGTCGTCTGTGTGGACAGCGTGACGGGGGAGTACGCCGACCTCCAGGACTTGTTTTCGTCTTTCTCCGCACTGAAGGGACGCTGCTTCAGCCGACTCCAGGACATCCGGTTTGACCCCTGA